The following coding sequences lie in one Aythya fuligula isolate bAytFul2 chromosome 17, bAytFul2.pri, whole genome shotgun sequence genomic window:
- the RAN gene encoding GTP-binding nuclear protein Ran → MAAQGEPQVQFKLVLVGDGGTGKTTFVKRHLTGEFEKKYVATLGVEVHPLVFHTNRGPIKFNVWDTAGQEKFGGLRDGYYIQAQCAIIMFDVTSRVTYKNVPNWHRDLVRVCENIPIVLCGNKVDIKDRKVKAKSIVFHRKKNLQYYDISAKSNYNFEKPFLWLARKLIGDPNLEFVAMPALAPPEVVMDPALAAQYEQDLQIAQTTALPDEDDDL, encoded by the exons ATGGCTGCCCAAGGAGAACCCCAAGTGCAGTTTAAG CTTGTTCTGGTTGGTGATGGTGGCACTGGTAAAACAACATTTGTAAAACGTCATTTGACTGGTGAATTTGAGAAGAAGTATGTAG CAACGCTGGGTGTTGAAGTTCATCCTCTGGTGTTCCATACTAATAGAGGCCCTATTAAATTTAATGTATGGGACACAGCTGGCCAGGAAAAGTTTGGTGGTCTGCGAGATGGCTATTACATCCAAG CCCAGTGTGCCATCATAATGTTTGATGTAACATCAAGAGTTACTTATAAGAATGTACCTAACTGGCATAGAGATCTGGTACGGGTATGTGAAAACATCCCTATAGTGCTCTGCGGCAACAAAGTGGATATTAAGGACAGAAAAGTCAAGGCAAAATCCATCGTCTTCCACAGGAAGAAGAATCTCCAG tattATGACATTTCAGCTAAGAGTAACTACAACTTTGAGAAGCCTTTCCTCTGGCTTGCTAGGAAGCTAATTGGAGATCCCAACTTGGAGTTTGTTGCCATGCCTGCTCTTGCGCCACCTGAAGTTGTTATGGACCCAGCACTGGCAGCACAGTATGAGCAAGACTTACAG aTTGCTCAAACCACTGCACTGCCAGATGAAGATGATGACCTGTGA